One genomic window of Streptomonospora nanhaiensis includes the following:
- a CDS encoding helix-turn-helix domain-containing protein: MDDSPRTPSIGERVRAARRAKGMNLDVLAGLVGKSKGWMSMVENGRIPLDKRADIAAIAEVLEVSADTILGGPADDVHARLPGINLVRLREVLHEYSLDDPPDVPVRPLDQTAADLRTLDTRLRRTDYDAMMRTLPGVLSELHAGAHLAEPDRSEALRQLITACGLAVIVMRHFGHSDLAWISADRARQAAVWLADPVWSAAAAYHSAHARPSANRSRALLATPRIADELEPHIGDDPMAHQVYGMLRLSAALAHQVSGEHDAARRQADEAARLAERFDTGDDPQAWELFGVSNVGVWRTMLAVEAEDPGEAMRISDRVDTGALASRNRRAALHMDRFRALHMLGRDKAAARELQKAERLSPAQVRHSPLIRETVRDMARVKDPVLRGLAWRMGVI, encoded by the coding sequence ATGGACGATTCCCCCCGAACCCCCTCCATCGGTGAGCGCGTGCGTGCGGCCCGGCGTGCCAAGGGCATGAACCTCGACGTCCTGGCGGGACTCGTCGGGAAGTCCAAAGGCTGGATGTCGATGGTCGAGAACGGGCGGATACCGCTCGACAAGCGCGCGGACATCGCCGCCATCGCCGAGGTGCTGGAGGTCTCGGCGGACACCATCCTCGGCGGGCCCGCCGACGACGTCCACGCCCGTCTCCCCGGCATCAACCTCGTCCGGCTGCGCGAGGTCCTGCACGAGTACTCCCTGGACGACCCGCCGGACGTGCCCGTGCGCCCGCTCGACCAGACCGCGGCCGACCTCCGCACACTCGACACCCGGTTGCGCCGCACCGACTACGACGCCATGATGCGGACCCTGCCGGGGGTGCTGTCCGAACTGCACGCCGGAGCGCACCTGGCCGAGCCCGACCGCTCCGAGGCCCTGCGCCAGCTCATCACCGCCTGCGGCCTCGCCGTCATCGTCATGCGGCACTTCGGACACAGCGACCTCGCGTGGATCAGCGCCGACCGGGCCCGGCAGGCGGCGGTGTGGCTGGCGGACCCCGTGTGGAGCGCGGCGGCGGCCTACCACAGCGCGCACGCCCGCCCCTCGGCGAACCGGTCGCGGGCGCTGCTGGCCACCCCCCGGATCGCCGACGAACTGGAGCCGCACATCGGCGACGACCCGATGGCCCACCAGGTCTACGGCATGCTGCGGTTGAGCGCGGCGCTGGCGCACCAGGTGTCCGGTGAGCACGACGCGGCGCGCCGCCAGGCGGATGAGGCGGCGCGGCTGGCGGAGCGATTCGACACCGGCGACGACCCCCAGGCGTGGGAGCTGTTCGGGGTCTCGAACGTGGGCGTGTGGCGGACCATGCTCGCGGTCGAGGCCGAGGACCCCGGCGAGGCCATGCGCATCAGCGACCGTGTCGACACCGGCGCCTTGGCGTCGAGGAACCGCAGGGCGGCCCTCCACATGGACCGGTTTCGGGCCCTGCACATGCTCGGCCGGGACAAGGCGGCGGCCCGCGAACTCCAGAAGGCCGAACGCCTCTCCCCGGCCCAGGTGCGGCACTCGCCCCTGATCCGCGAGACGGTCCGCGACATGGCCCGGGTCAAGGACCCGGTGTTGCGGGGCCTCGCCTGGCGGATGGGCGTCATCTGA
- a CDS encoding cytochrome P450 family protein, which yields MTRHAELQEILTSRDFSRSGHNWRALRDGEVPDDWPMMSNVLLRNMLTADGADHRRMRSLVSRAFTPRRVAGLRPRVEAIVADLLAGLDATGGRADLREAFAFPLPMRVLAELFGIAEEDRPRLVDLVRRGFGSSVMTPEEGAAFYQEIHEVLGTLIEERRAAPADDLASALIAARDGGDRLSDTELVDMLYLFLAAGFETTEGVLVNAVRALLAHPVHLEFLAHGAATWEGVVEEVLRWDTSLFALPFAYALRDVEVGGTALRAGDAVLLCYGAAGRDATWHGSTAERFDPTREQRGHLAFGWGPHHCMGAPLARMEAAIALRELFTAFPDLRLDADPAALEPVPSLMANTVERLPVAFTPRAERARRTREALGEG from the coding sequence GTGACGCGGCACGCCGAACTCCAGGAGATCTTGACCTCGCGCGACTTCTCGCGCTCGGGGCACAACTGGCGGGCGCTGCGCGACGGCGAGGTCCCCGACGACTGGCCCATGATGAGCAACGTCCTGCTGCGGAACATGCTCACCGCCGACGGCGCCGACCACCGGCGCATGCGGTCGCTGGTGTCGCGCGCCTTCACCCCGCGCCGCGTCGCCGGGCTGCGCCCGCGGGTGGAGGCGATCGTGGCCGACCTGCTGGCGGGTCTCGACGCCACCGGCGGGCGCGCCGACCTGCGCGAGGCGTTCGCCTTCCCGCTGCCCATGCGGGTGCTCGCCGAGCTGTTCGGGATCGCCGAGGAGGACCGCCCGCGCCTGGTCGACCTGGTGCGCCGCGGGTTCGGCTCCAGCGTCATGACCCCGGAGGAGGGCGCCGCCTTCTACCAGGAGATCCACGAGGTGCTGGGCACCCTCATCGAGGAGCGCCGCGCCGCCCCCGCCGACGACCTCGCCAGCGCGCTCATCGCCGCGCGCGACGGCGGCGACCGCCTCAGCGACACCGAACTGGTCGACATGCTCTACCTGTTCCTCGCCGCCGGGTTCGAGACCACCGAGGGCGTGCTGGTCAACGCCGTGCGCGCGCTGCTGGCCCACCCCGTGCACCTGGAGTTCCTGGCGCACGGCGCGGCCACGTGGGAGGGCGTCGTCGAGGAGGTCCTGCGCTGGGACACCTCCCTGTTCGCGCTGCCGTTCGCCTACGCGCTGCGCGACGTCGAGGTCGGCGGCACCGCGCTGCGCGCGGGCGACGCTGTCCTGCTGTGCTACGGCGCGGCCGGGCGCGACGCGACCTGGCACGGGTCCACCGCCGAGCGCTTCGACCCCACCCGCGAGCAGCGCGGGCACCTGGCCTTCGGCTGGGGCCCGCACCACTGCATGGGCGCGCCGCTGGCGCGGATGGAGGCGGCCATCGCCCTGCGGGAGCTGTTCACCGCGTTCCCCGACCTGCGCCTGGACGCCGACCCCGCCGCCCTGGAGCCGGTGCCCTCGCTCATGGCCAACACCGTCGAGCGCCTGCCGGTGGCGTTCACCCCGCGCGCGGAGCGGGCCCGCCGCACCCGCGAGGCCCTGGGCGAGGGCTGA
- a CDS encoding DUF6010 family protein — MLTVVAPIVIGLVYAALNSLIAEPHRRRFNAVFVAGAGAAYLSGGGFGPLELAFTAVATYCAYRGLDSWAWIGVAWLLHTVWDALHHLYGNPILPFAEHSSLGCAICDPVIALWCFAGGPSVADLARSAAARLRPRARRGGSPGGAGASGAPGAAAPEAGGAPGAEHPAGAAG; from the coding sequence ATGTTGACCGTCGTCGCCCCGATCGTGATCGGGCTGGTCTACGCCGCCCTGAACTCCCTCATCGCCGAGCCGCACCGCAGGCGCTTCAACGCGGTGTTCGTCGCCGGCGCCGGGGCCGCCTACCTGAGCGGCGGCGGGTTCGGCCCGCTGGAGCTGGCGTTCACGGCGGTGGCGACCTACTGCGCCTACCGGGGCCTGGACTCCTGGGCGTGGATCGGGGTCGCCTGGCTGCTGCACACGGTGTGGGACGCCCTGCACCACCTCTACGGCAACCCGATCCTGCCGTTCGCCGAGCACTCCTCGCTGGGCTGCGCGATCTGCGATCCGGTCATCGCCCTGTGGTGCTTCGCCGGAGGTCCCTCAGTGGCCGACCTCGCGCGCTCGGCCGCGGCGCGGCTGCGTCCGCGCGCCCGCCGGGGCGGCTCGCCCGGCGGCGCCGGCGCCTCCGGCGCGCCCGGTGCGGCCGCGCCGGAGGCCGGCGGCGCCCCCGGCGCCGAGCACCCGGCCGGCGCCGCCGGGTAG
- a CDS encoding cytochrome P450 — protein MSPSHSQDGPPAGCPLHDNAVPLPDFTADGVDPADYLEGLRATYGALAPVDFEAGVAAWLVLDYSALAEVLKDPHRFPRASGHWREQVEGRFHPGMAIHTLFSDRGGLNALCLDGERHRRRRAAIKWALDTLGGARVRIDAAQLADIAVDGFCAEGRADIVTDFAAVVPALMLNRWFGMTQEEFGDLVECMARQWEVDADSIQAQQRLVKHGTRVAEAKRAALKAGEIGPGHDLVAALVSAPQNLTDIEIAFDLELLIAASVDPVKNLIASTVRLLLTDRAIASEVAGARVSVSDAVDRVLWTDPPIATLPGRFPTADVVIEGRTVRAGEGLVPCYLAANRDPKLGAQTLGSGNQSYLSFGAGAHACPARGMGIGAVATAVETLRRRLPDMRLAVAADDIRPLPTVYRRGPQSLPVTFTPAPVQATANGGAPWNPSNSPSGSTPEPPTSTDRPGSSVGSAPLSRFVSRVMSLFGR, from the coding sequence ATGAGCCCCAGCCACAGTCAGGACGGGCCGCCCGCCGGCTGCCCCCTCCACGACAACGCCGTCCCCCTCCCCGACTTCACCGCCGACGGCGTCGACCCCGCCGACTACCTGGAAGGGCTCCGCGCCACCTACGGCGCCCTGGCGCCCGTGGACTTCGAGGCGGGCGTGGCGGCCTGGCTCGTGCTCGACTACTCCGCGCTGGCCGAGGTCCTCAAGGACCCGCACCGCTTCCCCCGAGCCTCCGGGCACTGGCGCGAGCAGGTCGAGGGCCGCTTCCACCCCGGCATGGCGATCCACACCCTGTTCAGCGACCGCGGCGGCCTCAACGCCCTCTGCCTTGACGGCGAGCGCCACCGCCGCCGCCGGGCCGCCATCAAGTGGGCGCTGGACACCCTCGGCGGCGCCCGGGTGCGCATCGACGCCGCGCAGCTCGCCGACATCGCCGTCGACGGCTTCTGCGCCGAGGGCCGGGCCGACATCGTCACCGACTTCGCCGCCGTGGTGCCCGCGCTGATGCTCAACCGGTGGTTCGGCATGACCCAGGAGGAGTTCGGCGACCTGGTGGAGTGCATGGCCCGCCAGTGGGAGGTCGACGCCGACTCCATCCAGGCCCAGCAGCGGCTCGTCAAGCACGGCACCCGCGTCGCCGAGGCCAAGCGCGCCGCGCTGAAGGCGGGTGAGATCGGGCCCGGCCACGACCTGGTGGCGGCGCTGGTGTCGGCGCCGCAGAACCTCACCGACATCGAGATCGCCTTCGACCTCGAACTGCTCATCGCCGCCTCGGTCGACCCGGTGAAGAACCTCATCGCCAGCACCGTGCGCCTCCTGCTCACCGACCGCGCCATCGCCAGCGAGGTCGCCGGCGCGCGGGTCAGCGTGTCCGACGCGGTGGACCGGGTGCTGTGGACCGATCCGCCCATCGCCACCCTGCCGGGCCGCTTCCCCACCGCCGACGTCGTGATCGAGGGCCGCACCGTCCGCGCGGGCGAGGGGCTGGTGCCCTGCTACCTGGCCGCCAACCGCGACCCCAAGCTGGGCGCCCAGACCCTGGGCTCGGGCAACCAGTCCTACCTGTCCTTCGGCGCGGGGGCGCACGCCTGCCCCGCGCGCGGCATGGGCATCGGCGCGGTCGCCACCGCCGTCGAGACGCTGCGCCGCCGGCTGCCCGACATGCGGTTGGCCGTGGCCGCCGACGACATCCGCCCCCTGCCCACCGTCTACCGGCGCGGCCCGCAGAGCCTGCCGGTCACCTTCACCCCCGCACCCGTCCAGGCCACCGCGAACGGAGGCGCCCCGTGGAACCCGTCGAACTCCCCGTCCGGCTCGACCCCCGAGCCGCCGACGTCCACGGACAGGCCCGGCTCCTCCGTGGGATCGGCCCCCTTGTCCAGGTTCGTCTCCCGGGTGATGTCGTTGTTTGGGCGGTGA
- a CDS encoding glycoside hydrolase family 16 protein has protein sequence MSTMPPGSLPRHRRRGLRAAALACAAATAAAGLAASGTPAAPAAAQPVSAFDADSAALVWSDEFNAPAGTAPDPGKWTVEVNGDGGGNQELQYYADSRDNLAHDGAGNMVITARQGNPAGYRCHYGPCQYTSGRMNTSGKFTHAYGRFEARIKIPTGQGVWPAFWMLGDDLGQVGWPNSGEIDIMENVGHEPATVHGSLHGPGYSGGSAVTGSYHHPQGWAFTDTFHTFAVEWRPDSITWFVDGVAYQTFTPADTRGNPWVYDHPFFLILNVAVGGQWPGPPDASTRFPQEMKIDYVRVYDLA, from the coding sequence ATGAGTACAATGCCCCCCGGCTCCCTCCCCCGGCACCGCCGACGCGGACTCCGCGCCGCGGCCCTGGCCTGCGCGGCGGCGACCGCCGCCGCCGGACTGGCGGCCTCCGGCACACCCGCCGCACCCGCAGCGGCCCAGCCCGTCTCCGCCTTCGACGCCGACTCCGCCGCGCTCGTGTGGTCCGACGAGTTCAACGCGCCCGCCGGCACCGCGCCCGACCCCGGCAAGTGGACCGTCGAGGTCAACGGCGACGGCGGCGGCAACCAGGAACTCCAGTACTACGCCGACTCCCGCGACAACCTCGCCCACGACGGCGCGGGCAACATGGTGATCACCGCCCGCCAGGGCAACCCCGCCGGGTACCGGTGCCACTACGGCCCCTGCCAGTACACCTCGGGCCGGATGAACACCTCCGGGAAGTTCACCCACGCCTACGGCCGGTTCGAGGCCCGCATCAAGATCCCCACCGGGCAGGGCGTCTGGCCGGCGTTCTGGATGCTGGGCGACGACCTCGGCCAGGTCGGCTGGCCCAACAGCGGCGAGATCGACATCATGGAGAACGTCGGCCACGAGCCCGCCACGGTCCACGGGTCCCTGCACGGCCCCGGCTACTCCGGCGGCAGCGCGGTGACCGGCTCCTACCACCACCCCCAGGGCTGGGCGTTCACCGACACCTTCCACACCTTCGCCGTGGAGTGGCGCCCCGACAGCATCACCTGGTTCGTCGACGGGGTGGCCTACCAGACGTTCACCCCGGCCGACACCCGCGGCAACCCGTGGGTGTACGACCACCCGTTCTTCCTGATCCTCAACGTCGCCGTGGGCGGGCAGTGGCCCGGCCCGCCCGACGCGAGCACGCGGTTCCCGCAGGAGATGAAGATCGACTACGTGCGCGTCTACGACCTCGCCTGA
- a CDS encoding methionine/alanine import family NSS transporter small subunit — MSVGAIVMMVLAIVIVWGGLIAAIIHLARHPDPDPGPDA; from the coding sequence ATGTCCGTCGGAGCCATCGTGATGATGGTCCTCGCCATCGTGATCGTCTGGGGCGGTCTGATCGCGGCGATCATCCACCTCGCCCGCCACCCCGACCCCGACCCCGGCCCCGACGCGTGA
- a CDS encoding phytanoyl-CoA dioxygenase family protein, protein MLTEREIASFVADGFVAVRGAFPRALADRGRAELWADTGCDPDDPATWTRPVVRLGGYHSAPFVEAANTPALHAAYDRLVGAGRWRAPLGLGTFPVRFPSDEPPGDDGWHLDASFGGARGEGRVNLRSRGRALLMLFLFSDVGPDDAPTRIRVGSHRDVPPLLAEAGDEGREWFELCGAAVAAGEGRPEALATGEAGDVFLCHPFLVHAAQPHRGTTPRFLAQPPLLPVGELDLEAAEPTPVERAVVEALAEG, encoded by the coding sequence GTGCTGACCGAGCGCGAGATCGCGTCGTTCGTGGCGGACGGGTTCGTCGCGGTGCGGGGTGCGTTCCCCCGCGCCCTCGCCGACCGCGGCCGGGCCGAACTGTGGGCCGACACCGGCTGCGACCCCGACGACCCCGCCACCTGGACCCGCCCCGTGGTGCGGCTGGGCGGCTACCACAGCGCCCCGTTCGTGGAGGCCGCCAACACCCCCGCGCTGCACGCCGCCTACGACCGGCTGGTGGGAGCGGGCCGCTGGCGCGCGCCCCTGGGACTGGGCACCTTCCCGGTGCGCTTCCCCAGCGACGAGCCGCCCGGCGACGACGGCTGGCACCTGGACGCCTCGTTCGGCGGCGCCCGGGGGGAGGGCCGCGTCAACCTGCGCTCGCGCGGGCGGGCGCTGCTGATGCTCTTCCTGTTCTCCGATGTCGGCCCCGACGACGCGCCCACCCGGATCCGGGTGGGCTCCCACCGCGACGTCCCGCCGCTGCTGGCCGAGGCCGGCGACGAGGGCCGCGAGTGGTTCGAGCTGTGCGGGGCGGCGGTCGCGGCCGGCGAGGGCCGTCCCGAGGCGCTGGCCACGGGCGAGGCCGGCGACGTCTTCCTGTGCCACCCGTTCCTGGTGCACGCGGCCCAGCCGCACCGGGGCACCACGCCCCGGTTCCTGGCCCAGCCGCCGCTGCTGCCCGTGGGCGAACTCGACCTGGAGGCGGCCGAGCCCACCCCGGTGGAGCGGGCGGTGGTCGAGGCGCTGGCCGAGGGCTGA
- a CDS encoding TspO/MBR family protein: protein MTASLTRRPPSRGRALAGLAVFLLAVAAAALVGVLSAAGTAQEYAALRRPAWAPPSWVFGPVWTVLYVLIALAGWDVWRRRGLRGAPLALGLFAAQLVLNAAWTPLFFAADRRGAAFAVIAALLVVLTATVAAFYRRSRIAALLLVPYWAWTAFAAALNLAVWRLNA, encoded by the coding sequence ATGACCGCTTCCCTCACCCGCCGACCCCCGTCGCGAGGCCGCGCGCTCGCCGGGCTCGCCGTCTTCCTGCTGGCCGTCGCGGCCGCCGCGCTGGTCGGCGTGCTCTCCGCGGCCGGCACCGCGCAGGAGTACGCGGCGCTGCGCCGGCCGGCCTGGGCACCGCCGTCGTGGGTCTTCGGCCCGGTCTGGACGGTGCTGTACGTGCTGATCGCGCTGGCCGGGTGGGACGTGTGGCGCCGGCGCGGCCTGCGCGGCGCGCCGCTGGCGCTGGGCCTGTTCGCGGCGCAACTGGTGCTCAACGCGGCCTGGACGCCGCTGTTCTTCGCCGCCGACCGGCGCGGCGCCGCGTTCGCGGTCATCGCGGCGCTGCTGGTGGTGCTGACCGCCACCGTCGCGGCCTTCTACCGCCGCAGCCGAATCGCGGCGCTGCTGCTGGTGCCCTACTGGGCGTGGACGGCGTTCGCCGCCGCGCTCAACCTGGCGGTGTGGCGGCTCAACGCCTGA
- a CDS encoding glycosyltransferase gives MARFLFLLHVGGPYDGGVITNIRLTESLAAQGHEVTVLCPEPTVEHKGVRVVELTPDRLPAEVAAGIAALEPPVNRFSPAIVEHFRDRSPADLGLPEGEDAFDAIVGYADMTGPAAAELRDRFYRSAKVVNHITFDPLPVLRAAGNEELGLHRAQRHAVSFAAADLVLGQGPKAAADARRLMTGARGAAMLPPTHQYIPGMAVSRAAHTPPRAGEPLRLLMLGRTADPNKGAAEVAAALRLMHAMGYREVHLTLMGVQEGERAEVEEAMRLHYGPSWEAAIEVKDFTTDRREVERAIAESHVLVVATRNESLGLVSAEYAAVGKPLVIAPGDGNGFAAFLQDTARVPRALGAYAVVDDSGSIDLSGAVMGAAPPTGAMRHEVIAERLMAVADNYPAYLGASLRVRDVLAHYTSEHAALSVADAVERLRAGDLRHTKQGADAAVLAVSEAEILTGVPVDRRGRALLLSPGRPAADAPDAADPALGAARGVRAGLGRRPKVSLVKPERRAPSNRPPGRRPGQGAG, from the coding sequence GTGGCGAGGTTCCTCTTCCTCCTGCATGTCGGAGGGCCCTACGACGGAGGGGTCATCACCAACATCCGTCTGACCGAGAGCCTGGCGGCCCAGGGCCACGAGGTCACGGTGCTGTGCCCCGAACCGACCGTGGAGCACAAGGGGGTGCGGGTCGTCGAGCTCACCCCCGACCGGCTTCCCGCGGAGGTCGCGGCGGGCATCGCCGCCCTCGAACCCCCGGTCAACCGGTTCTCGCCCGCCATCGTGGAGCACTTCCGGGACCGCTCGCCGGCGGACCTCGGGCTGCCCGAGGGCGAGGACGCCTTCGACGCCATCGTCGGCTACGCCGACATGACCGGTCCGGCGGCCGCCGAGCTGCGCGACCGCTTCTACCGCTCGGCGAAGGTCGTCAACCACATCACATTCGATCCGCTGCCGGTCCTGCGCGCGGCCGGGAACGAGGAACTCGGCCTCCACCGGGCGCAGCGCCACGCGGTGTCCTTCGCCGCCGCCGACCTGGTCCTCGGCCAGGGGCCGAAGGCCGCCGCCGACGCGCGGCGCCTCATGACCGGAGCCCGCGGCGCGGCGATGCTGCCGCCCACCCACCAGTACATCCCCGGAATGGCGGTCAGCCGAGCGGCGCACACGCCGCCGCGCGCCGGCGAACCGCTCCGCCTGCTGATGCTGGGGCGCACGGCCGACCCCAACAAGGGCGCCGCCGAGGTGGCCGCGGCCCTGCGCCTCATGCACGCGATGGGCTACCGCGAGGTCCACCTCACCCTTATGGGGGTCCAGGAGGGCGAGCGCGCGGAGGTCGAGGAGGCGATGCGCCTCCACTACGGGCCGTCCTGGGAGGCGGCCATCGAGGTGAAGGACTTCACCACGGACCGGCGCGAGGTGGAGCGCGCGATCGCCGAGTCCCACGTCCTGGTGGTGGCCACCCGCAACGAGTCGCTGGGGCTGGTGAGCGCGGAGTACGCCGCTGTGGGCAAGCCCCTGGTCATCGCCCCGGGCGACGGCAACGGGTTCGCCGCGTTCCTCCAGGACACCGCGCGCGTCCCGCGCGCGCTCGGCGCCTACGCGGTCGTCGACGACTCCGGGAGCATCGACCTGAGCGGTGCGGTCATGGGCGCGGCGCCGCCCACGGGAGCCATGCGCCACGAGGTGATCGCCGAGCGCCTGATGGCCGTCGCCGACAACTACCCGGCCTACCTGGGGGCCTCCCTCCGCGTGCGCGACGTCCTGGCGCACTACACCTCCGAGCACGCCGCGCTCAGTGTGGCGGACGCGGTGGAGCGCCTCCGCGCCGGCGACCTGCGGCACACCAAGCAGGGCGCCGACGCGGCGGTGCTGGCCGTGTCCGAGGCCGAGATCCTGACGGGGGTCCCCGTGGACCGCAGGGGCAGGGCGCTGCTGCTCTCCCCGGGGCGGCCCGCCGCCGACGCGCCGGATGCGGCCGATCCGGCCCTGGGCGCCGCGCGGGGCGTGCGCGCCGGGCTCGGGCGAAGGCCCAAGGTGTCGCTGGTGAAGCCCGAACGCCGCGCCCCGTCGAACCGCCCGCCGGGGCGGCGGCCGGGCCAGGGTGCGGGGTAG
- a CDS encoding RDD family protein, with protein sequence MSDPYSPQPYGPPYGAPPTGPDYAPHGGHPAPPGYAAPAPGGYAVPHAGGYGAPGPGLPPPPPEHADQVWPPPAGWGARVGAYIVDTLIALPIFLVCFYGGLGLIIFILEGQNLPEDQEAAIGIPTTLLFGALGAFLSFSYFWFPHARSGRTLGKRLFGIKVVSMKTGEPPSLGLSAGRQLVHIGMASVTCVGWLIDVLWPLWDQPYQQAVHDKAVGTRVITVRGAGAAPPPGRPGAAY encoded by the coding sequence ATGAGCGACCCCTACAGCCCCCAGCCCTACGGCCCGCCGTACGGCGCCCCGCCCACCGGCCCCGACTACGCGCCGCACGGGGGGCACCCGGCGCCGCCGGGATACGCCGCCCCGGCGCCCGGGGGCTACGCCGTGCCCCACGCCGGCGGCTACGGCGCGCCGGGCCCGGGCCTGCCGCCGCCCCCGCCGGAGCACGCCGACCAGGTGTGGCCGCCGCCGGCGGGCTGGGGCGCGCGGGTCGGCGCCTACATCGTCGACACGCTGATCGCGCTGCCGATCTTCCTGGTCTGCTTCTACGGCGGCCTGGGCCTGATCATCTTCATCCTCGAAGGCCAGAACCTGCCCGAGGACCAGGAGGCGGCGATCGGGATCCCCACCACGCTCCTCTTCGGCGCCCTGGGGGCGTTCCTGTCGTTCAGCTACTTCTGGTTCCCCCACGCCCGCAGCGGGCGGACCCTCGGCAAGCGGCTGTTCGGCATCAAGGTCGTCTCGATGAAGACGGGCGAGCCCCCGTCGCTGGGGCTGTCGGCCGGGCGCCAGCTGGTGCACATCGGCATGGCCTCGGTCACCTGCGTCGGCTGGCTGATCGACGTGCTGTGGCCGCTGTGGGACCAGCCCTACCAGCAGGCCGTGCACGACAAGGCGGTCGGCACCCGGGTGATCACCGTGCGCGGCGCGGGCGCGGCCCCGCCGCCGGGGCGCCCCGGCGCGGCGTACTGA
- a CDS encoding sodium-dependent transporter, translating to MAQEHREQWGSRTGFLLAAIGSAVGLGNIWRFPYIAYENGGGAFLVPYLVALLTAGIPLLIMEYAIGHRFRGSAPASFRRMSRPTEALGWWQVAISFVIAVYYAVIVAWGACYAWFSLTQAWGEDPDAFLFQDFLQVSEAPGAITGYVPGVLWPLVGVWIVVLVILVLGVRRGIEWANRIFIPLLGVLFAILVVQALFLDGAEVGLDALFAPDWSAITDGSVWVAAYGQIFFSLSVGFGIMITYSSYLRRRSDLTGSAMVAGFANSSFEILAGIGVFATLGFMAVASGVPVDEVATSGIGLAFVAFPQIISNLPFGAALFGVLFFVSLVIAGLTSLISIVQVVVSAVQDRLGMRRVPAALLVGGVTAAVSILLFPTNQGLYILDAADHFINQYGIVLAGLVSVVVVAWIVRRLPMLEAHAAKTSVVALTWWWRITLSVVTPIVLGFMMYDSLRAELASNYEDYPTWFLLTAGWGVAGAALVLGILISLLPWKNLPSATADPDDPEPGTAAAADDAERGR from the coding sequence ATGGCACAAGAGCACCGCGAGCAGTGGGGGTCCCGCACGGGCTTCCTGCTCGCGGCGATCGGATCCGCTGTGGGACTGGGCAACATCTGGCGGTTCCCCTACATCGCCTACGAGAACGGCGGCGGCGCCTTCCTGGTGCCCTACCTCGTGGCACTGCTGACCGCCGGCATCCCGCTGCTCATCATGGAATACGCGATCGGGCACCGCTTCCGCGGCTCGGCGCCGGCGTCGTTCCGCCGGATGTCGCGGCCCACCGAGGCGCTGGGCTGGTGGCAGGTCGCCATCTCCTTCGTGATCGCGGTGTACTACGCCGTCATCGTCGCGTGGGGCGCCTGCTACGCCTGGTTCTCCCTGACCCAGGCGTGGGGCGAGGACCCCGACGCGTTCCTGTTCCAGGACTTCCTCCAGGTCTCGGAGGCCCCCGGCGCCATCACCGGCTACGTCCCCGGCGTGCTGTGGCCGCTGGTGGGGGTGTGGATCGTCGTCCTGGTCATCCTGGTGCTGGGTGTGCGGCGCGGCATCGAATGGGCCAACCGCATCTTCATCCCGCTGCTGGGCGTGCTGTTCGCGATCCTGGTGGTGCAGGCCCTGTTCCTGGACGGCGCTGAGGTGGGCCTCGACGCGCTGTTCGCGCCCGACTGGTCGGCCATCACCGACGGCAGCGTGTGGGTGGCCGCCTACGGCCAGATCTTCTTCTCGCTGTCGGTCGGGTTCGGCATCATGATCACCTACTCGTCCTACCTGCGCCGCCGATCCGACCTCACCGGGTCGGCCATGGTGGCCGGGTTCGCCAACAGCTCGTTCGAGATCCTCGCCGGCATCGGTGTGTTCGCCACCCTGGGCTTCATGGCCGTGGCCAGCGGGGTGCCGGTGGACGAGGTCGCCACCAGCGGCATCGGCCTGGCGTTCGTCGCCTTCCCGCAGATCATCTCCAACCTGCCGTTCGGCGCCGCGCTGTTCGGCGTGCTGTTCTTCGTGTCGCTGGTGATCGCCGGCCTGACCTCGCTGATCAGCATCGTGCAGGTCGTGGTGTCGGCGGTGCAGGACCGCCTGGGCATGCGCCGTGTGCCCGCCGCCCTGCTGGTGGGCGGTGTGACCGCCGCGGTGTCGATCCTGCTCTTCCCCACCAACCAGGGCCTCTACATCCTCGACGCCGCCGACCACTTCATCAACCAGTACGGCATCGTGCTGGCGGGCCTGGTGTCGGTCGTCGTGGTGGCCTGGATCGTGCGGCGCCTGCCCATGCTGGAGGCGCACGCCGCCAAGACCTCCGTGGTCGCCCTCACCTGGTGGTGGCGCATCACCCTGAGCGTGGTCACGCCGATCGTCCTCGGCTTCATGATGTACGACAGCCTGCGCGCGGAGCTGGCGTCCAACTACGAGGACTACCCGACGTGGTTCCTGCTCACGGCGGGATGGGGTGTGGCCGGGGCCGCCCTGGTGCTCGGCATCCTGATCTCGCTTCTCCCGTGGAAGAACCTGCCGAGTGCGACGGCCGACCCCGACGACCCCGAACCCGGGACCGCCGCCGCGGCCGACGACGCCGAGAGGGGGCGCTGA